The genomic interval ACGAGGCGATGGGAGCCGAGGTTGAGGCCCGCATCGCGGCCCTACGGCCGGGGTTCTACACCCGGCTTGGTGCTGCTGTCCGCCACGCATCGGCAGACCTGGCGCGCCAGACCAGCAAGCGGCGGCTGCTGCTCGTCATCACCGACGGCAAGCCGAACGACCTCGATCACTACGAGGGCCGGCACGGCATCGAGGACAGCGCCATGGCGGTGCGCGAGGCGCGCCGGGCAGGTCACGCGGTTTTCGGCATCACCGTTGACAAGGACGGCAAGGCCTGGTTTCCGCGCCTGTTCGGGCGCGGCGGCTACGCGCTGGTGCCCCACCCCGACCGGCTGACCACTGCCCTGCCGGACATCTATCGCCACCTGGTGGGAGTGTGACGGTGGCCGGCGACGCCCGCAGCCCGCTCGAGCATCTGCCGGGCGACCTGATGATGTGGGTGCTGATCGTCTCCGAGCTGCTGGTCTTCGGCGCCGGGCTTGCCGCCTTCCTCGCCGTACGCCTCGCCGATCCGGCCGGCTTCGCCGAGGCGCAGGATCATCTGTACCGGGCTGCGGCCGGCTTCAACACCCTTGTCCTGGTCACCTCCGGACTGCTCGCGGCCCTCGCCGTGAGGCTGCGCGAGACGGGGCGGCGGGCGCCGGCACGTGGCCTGCTCGCCGGAGCGGCCGGCCTCGGCCTGGTCTTCCTTGTGGTCAAGGGGCTGGAATATGCTGATGCGGCCGGCGCCGGCCTCGGCGTCGAGAGCCATGCCTTCTTCACCTTCTACTACCTGCTCACCGGCTTCCACGCCGCCCATGTCGCCGCCGGCATGGTCATCCTCGGCCTGGTCGCGTGGAAGGACGAGCCGCGCGCGGTCGAGGCGGGCGCCGCCTTCTGGCACATGGTCGACCTCGTCTGGGTTCTGCTGTTCCCGGTCATCTATCTGCTGAGGTAACCGATGCTCCGCGATCCCCTGCTGCGCGCCTGGCTCGGTCTGATCGGCCTCAGCCTCGCCTCCACCGTCCTGGCGCTGGGCGTGGGCCATCAAGCCTTCGTCGGGCTCGCGGCAACGGCGACCGGCGCGGCGATCCTGGCGCTCGCCTGGCTCAAGGCGCGTATCATCCTTGCCGCTTACCTCGGCCTCGCGACCGCCCCGTTCTTGCGGCGCGGCTTCGATCTCGTGCTCGGGCTCTACGCCCTGCTGCTGCTAGCCCTTTATCTGGCCCCGGCGCTGTAGCGGACCGTCAGTCCCTGAACGGCGCCGCGAAGGGCGCGGGCAGGTCGAAGTCCTCGAGCGCCCGTGCGCGCGCCTCCACCGACATCTTGCGCGCCGTCTTGGCGACGATGCGGGCGAGATCCTCCGCATCGCGCCTGGCGGCGAAGGCCGGGAAATACCAGCGCAGGAACACGAAGCAGATAACGTCCTCCAGCCGCTGCGCGCCGGCGTCGCGCTTGAGACCTTCCTTGCGCAGCATCCGCCCGGCGCGCGCGGCATCTTCAGGGGCGAAGCCCGCTTCGGCCATGATCTCGGCGACGCGCGCGCCATGGCGGCGGCCCTGTTCGCGTCGCCAGGCGAGATAGCCCTCGCGTCCGTCCGGATAGGCGTTGCGCGGCAGGGTCCAGCGTTCGACATGCTGGCCGCGCGCGGCGATGCGCAGCACCTCGTCGGCGTCGGGAAACAGCCGCTCGAGTTCGGCGCTCATGCGCTCGCCGTAGACGAGAGCCGCCGGCCGGCCGTCCTCCAGGGTTGGGTCGGCGGCATTGGCGGCATCGATCGCCGCCAGCGCGCGTTCCAGTCGCGCCGACCGTTCCTTCACTGGCTGCGGCCCCAGGTCATGGCGGCATCCTCTTCGGCATAGTCGCGCAGACGGTTTATGTCGCTGATCTCTGCGTGGTACTGGCGGATCGTCACGCCGTAGTCGCGCAGCTTGGCGAAGGCGCGAGACAGGCTCTCCGGCTTCAGGCCGAGCCGGCCGGCGATCAGCGCCTTGTCGTAGGGAAGCACGACCGTGCAGGTGCCGCTGTCGCAGTCGCACAGTTCGAGCAGGAACTCGGCGACCCGCTGCGCGCCGGTCTGGGCCTTGAGCTGCTGCACCTGGGCGACGAGGTTGTGGAGGTGGACAAAGGTGGCCGACAGGATCGATACGGCGATCTCCGGACGCTCGGTGATCATGCGCAGAATGGCGTCGGCCTCGATGCGGATCAGCGTGCAGTCGGTGACCGCTTCCGCGCTGACCGGATAGACGTCGTGGCGGAACGCCACCGCCTCGCCGAAGCTGCTGCCCTTGGTGAACACGCCGACCACGGCCTCCGTGCCGTTGGGAGCGATGCGGAACAGCTTCACCCAGCCGTCGGCGACGATGTATATGGCATTGGCCCGCTCGCCCTGCAGGAAGATCGTCGCGCCGCGGTCGAAGCTGCGGGTGCGCGCTCCGGTGAGCAGGGTTTCGCGGACCGGGTCGGGAGCCGCCGCGAGAAGCAGCGACTTGCGGGCGATCTCGGCATATTCGGGCTTCATCGTCAGCTCCTTCTGATGTCGGCATTCTTGCCACAGGGCTCCATGAAGCGCCACCACCGCGACGGGCCTGCGTCGCAACGGCACGGCCGCGTGCCGCTTCGCCGTGGCGGCCTTTCGCCCGGGCGAAGCCAGCTTTTCGCAGCCGTTCTCGTCGTCGGCACTCAGCCGCCATCGGCCGGGGCGCCGAGCGCGCGGTTCGGCACGGAAAGAGGTGCGGTGGCACGCAGTCATTTCACCGCAGGCGCACAAGGATACTGGACAGCGCCGGAAAAAAGCTGGAATTGTGGGGCCCTGCCGGGGGGTGGGACAGAAGTGCAATTCCAGATCCGTACCGAATCGCGGACGCTCCCCACAGCCGTTGAATGGACCGGGAAAGGAAGACGGACGCATGAAGATCGGGGCACCTAGGGAGATATTCGAGGGGGAGGCCAGGGTGGCCATGACCCCGGACAGTGCTGTCCATCTTCAGAAACTGGGGCACAGCTGCGTGATTGAGGCCGGCGCAGGAACGCTTGCCGGGTTCTCCGACGCGTCCTACCAGGCGGTTGGCGTGGAGGTGGTGGCGAGCGCCGAGGCGCTGTTTGACGCCGCCGACGTCATCGTCAAGGTGCGTCCGCCGACGGAATCTGAAGCCGGCCTGCTGAGCCCCGGCAAGACGCTGATCAGCTTCTTCTATCCGGCGCAGTCGGCCGAGTTGCTCGAGCTTTGCAAGGCGAAGGGTGCCAACGTCATTGCCATGGACATGGTGCCGCGCATCTCGCGCGCCCAGAAGATGGACGCCCTGTCCTCCATGGCCAACATCGCCGGCTACCGTGCCGTGATCGAGGCCGGCAACAACTTCGGCCGCTTCTTCACCGGCCAGGTGACGGCTGCCGGCAAGGTGCCGCCGGCCAAGGTTCTGGTCATCGGCGCCGGCGTCGCCGGCCTTGCCGCGATCGGCACGGCGACATCGCTCGGCGCCATCACTTATGCCTTCGACGTGCGCCCCGAGGTGGCCGAGCAGATCGAATCCATGGGCGCCGAGTTCGTCTTCCTCGAATTCGAGGAGACGCAGGACGGTGCGGCGACCGGCGGCTATGCGGCCCCGTCCAGCCCCGAGTTCCGCGAGAAGCAGCTGGCGAAGTTCCGCGAGCTTGCCCCGGACATGGACATCGTCATCACAACGGCGCTGATTCCAGGCCGTCCGGCGCCCAAGCTGTGGCTCGCCGACATGGTCGCGGCCATGAAGACCGGCTCGGTCGTCGTCGACCTCGCCGCCGAGCGCGGCGGCAACTGCGACCTGACCGTGGCGGACCAGAAGGTCGTCAGCGACAATGGCGTGACGGTCATCGGCTACACCGACTTCCCGAGCCGCATGGCCTCGCAGGCGTCTACGCTCTACTCGACCAACATCCGCCACATGCTGGCCGACCTGACGCCGGGCAAGGACGGCGTCCTCGTCCACAACATGGAGGACGACGTCATCCGCGGCGCCACCGTGACCTACGCCGGCGAGATCACGTTCCCGCCGCCGCCGCCCAAGGTGCAGGCGATCGCGGCGGCCAAGCCGAAAGAGAAACCGAAGGAACTGACGCCGGAAGAGAAACGGGCGCAGGAACTGGCGGCCTTCAAGGCGCAGACGCGCCGTCAGGCCGCCCTCTTGACCGTCGGCGGCGCCGCGATGCTGCTCGTCGGCCTGGTTGCTCCGGTCAGCTTCCTCCAGCATTTCGTCGTCTTCGTGCTGGCCTGCTTCGTTGGCTTCCAGGTGATCTGGAACGTCTCGCACAGCCTGCATACGCCGCTGATGGCGATCACCAACGCCATCTCGTCGATCATCATCCTCGGCGCCCTGATGCAGATCGGGTCGGGATCCATCCTCGTGATCCTTCTGGCCGCGCTGGCGGTCTTCATGGCCGGCATCAACATCTTCGGCGGCTTCCTCGTCACCCGGCGAATGCTCGCCATGTTCCAGAAGTCGTAAGGAGACGGGGGCAATGGCTTACGGATTCACCACCGCCGCCTATGTGGTCGCGGCTGTCCTCTTCATCCTGTCTCTGGGCGGCCTGTCGGGCCAGGAGAGCGCGAAGCGCGCCGTCTGGTACGGCATTGCCGGCATGGCGCTCGCGGTGTTCGCAACCCTGATCGGTCCAGGCGCCGGCAATTGGGCGCTGTCGGTCGTGCTGGTCGTCGCGGGCGGCGCCATAGGCTGGTTCGTGGCGCAACGCGTCCAGATGACCGAGATGCCGCAACTGGTCGCGGCCATGCACAGCCTGGTCGGCCTCGCGGCTGTTTTCGTCGGCTTCAACGCCGACCTTGAGCTTGGCCGGGTGCTCCGGCTGGACGAGGCCGGGCGCGCGGCGCTGGAGGGCTTCGCCGCGGTGATCGCCAAGAAGGACGCCGTCGAGGTCGCCATCCTGCGCGTCGAAGTGTTCCTCGGCGTCTTCATCGGCGCGATCACCTTTACCGGCTCCGTCATCGCTTTTGGCAAGCTTGCCGGCAAGGTGGATGGTAAGGCGAAGAAGCTGCCCGGCGGCCATGCGCTCAACGCGGGCGCGGCCCTCGCCTCGCTGACGCTCGGCGTGATGTATTTCAACGGTGCCGGCGTCTGGACGCTGGTGCTGATGACGCTGCTGGCGTTCTTCATCGGCTATCACCTGATCATGGGGATCGGCGGGGCCGATATGCCCGTCGTGGTCTCGATGCTGAACAGCTATTCCGGCTGGGCGGCAGCGGCGATCGGCTTCACGCTCGGCAACGACCTGCTCATTGTGGTGGGTGCGCTGGTCGGCGCGTCGGGCGCGATCCTGAGCTACATCATGTGCAAGGCGATGAACCGGCACTTCGTCAGCGTCATCCTGGGCGGCTTCGGCGCAACCACGGGACCGGCGATGGAAGTGGAGGGCGAACAGATCGCCATCGATGCCGAGGGCGTCGCCTCCGCGCTCAACGATGCCGACAGCGTCATCATCGTGCCGGGCTACGGCATGGCGGTGGCTCAGGCACAGCAGTCGGTGTCGGAACTGACCCGCAAGCTGCGGGCCGCCGGCAAGGAAGTGCGCTTCGCCATCCATCCGGTTGCCGGCCGCCTGCCGGGACACATGAACGTGCTCCTCGCCGAGGCCAAGGTGCCGTACGACATCGTGCTGGAAATGGACGAGATCAACGAGGACTTCCCGAGCACGGACGTGGTCATCGTCATCGGCTCCAACGACATCGTCAATCCGGCCGCTCAGGAGGATCCCAACAGTCCGATCGCCGGCATGCCGGTTCTCGAGGTCTGGAAGGCAAAGCAGGTCTTCGTCTCCAAGCGCGGCCAGGGCACCGGCTACTCCGGCATCGAGAACCCGCTGTTCTACAAGGACAACACGCGCATGTTCTACGGCGACGCCAAGGCCAGCATCGACAGTCTGCTGCCGCTGATCCACTGACGCGCGTCTGTCCTGGGGGCGTGTGATGCCTCTCCCACCGCCGTCGCCACGGACCATCACCGCGAGAGCCGGGCAACGGCAGTGTAAGGGGACAGCCTTTTGGCAACGCTTCTGGGAAGTCATCCCGGGCGAACGCAAGGCAGGGTCGGAGCAGTCCTCCCCAGGTCACCCCCGGGAGCGCCTCGCGAGACCCGGGCCCTGCACGTCGCCGGAGGGGCGTTCGTTTGCCGGCCCGCGCCGCCGCGCGTCGTCCAACACCACGTCCCCTCGCAGCTGAGTCAGCGGCCGGTCGTTGCGGCTCGCGGCGATCTGGTGTCTTCCGTCGAAACCGTGAGTGGGACCTCCGGACCGGTCAGCGGGTGAAGACGATGGTCTTGGTGCCGACGATCATGACCCGGCTTTCCAGATGATACTTAACCGCCCGGGCGAGCACGCGCGCCTCGATGTCGCGACCGCGGGCCGCGAAGTCGGCGGCCGAAAGCGAGTGGTTCACCCGTTCCACATCCTGCTCGATGATCGGCCCCTCGTCGAGATCGGCGGTGACGTAATGGGCAGTGGCGCCGATCATCTTGACCCCGCGCTCGTGCGCCTGGTGGTAGGGGCGCGCACCCTTGAAGCTCGGCAGGAATGAGTGGTGGATGTTGATCACCTTGCCGAACAGCCGCTTCGACAGCGAATCCGACAGGATCTGCATGTAGCGGGCGAGCACGACGAGGTCGGCGCCGGTGTCCTTGACCAGCGTCAGCAGCTTTTCCTCCTGCTCGGCCTTGTTGGCCTTGGTTACCGGCCAGTGATGAAACGGTACGTCCTCGTAGTCGGCGGTGCGCCGGCTGTCCTCGTGGTTGGAGACGATGGCGACCACCTCCGCCTCCAGCCAGCCGACGCGGATCTGGTAGAGCAGGTGCAGCAGCGCGTGGTCGAACTTCGACACCATGATGATCATCTTCGGCCGCACCGACCGGTCGACCAGCGTGGTCTTCATGTCGAATCGGGCGATGGCCGGCGACAGCGCCTTCTCGATCGCCTCGCGGCCGACACCCTCGGGCGCGATGAAAGCGATGCGCATGAAGAAGCGGTTGGTGACCTGATCCCAGAACTGGTCGCTCTCGGCGATGTTGGCGCCCAGATCCGCCAGTTCCGTGGTCACGGCGGCGACGATGCCCGGACGGTCTTCGCAGGACAGGGTCAGAACAAAGGATTTCGTGGTCACGCGGTCACTCCGGATGATGGGCCTGCGTCGGGACGGGATGCCGCGCCGGTTCGGCGCGGATCGGGTTTTAGCACATGGCTGGCGCGGGGAAAGTCCGGTCGGCATGCGACCTTGGCACTGCGATCCCGGTCGGCGGGGCCGGCGATATCACGGCAAGGCCCGGGTCCTGAGCCTGCCGACCAGCTCGCGCACGCGCTCGGCATTGTCGCGCGCGAGCGAACCGTCGGCGTTCCACAGCGAATTCTCGAAGCCGATACGCGCCTTGCCGCCGCGCGCGACGGCAGAGACCAGACACTCCGTCTCGTGGCGGCCGAAGGCGCACACGGCCCAGTCGAGCGCCGGAAGCGCGCTCGTAGCGCGCGCCGTGTCGAGCACGGCGAGGAAGGGGTCGAGGTCGGCGGGTGCGCTCTGCTGGTCGACGGCGTAGCGGCCGAGCACGAACAGCACCTGATGCGTAGGTCCCGGAACCACGCCGGCTGCGGCAAGCGCCAGGAAGCGGCGGAGGTCGGCGACGTCGTACAAGATGTGCTGGACCGCAATCCCTGCCTCCCGGGTCTCGGCATAGAAGGTGCCGGCGGCCGGTTCCTCTTCGACATCCGGCACCATCTCCCGCAGGGCAACCGACACCGCCGCGGGCCGTACCGCGCGCACCAGGGCACGCTGCTGCTCCGGGGTATAGATATCCACCGCCTCGGTGGTGATCTGGACCAGCATTTGCGGCACGGTCCTGCCCAGTTCCGACATCAGTTCCAGATAGAGGCCGGCGTCGAGCACGTGGCGGCCGGCGGCGTCGCGGACATGGGCATGGATCGCGCCGGCGCCCTCGGCATGGCAGGCCGCGGCGGTGGCGACGATCTCCGGGATGGTCACTGGCAGCGCCGGATGGTCGGCCTTGGTGCGGCGGGCGCCGTTGGGGGCGACCATGACGGTCGGCAGCGGGATCATCGCGCGGTCCTCCTTGTCCGGGGCGCAGGTTCGGGACGGCGGACCGGCGACTGGCATCGCGCCGGCCGGGTCCGTACCCCGTGCGATAGCACATTCGGGGCCACCGGGAAGCCCCTTCGGGCGCGCGCCGGCCGCACCTCCGGCGCCGACAGGTTTGCCAACGAGAAATAGAAGAAATTCGGCGATCTTTTCCATAATTGAAAAAGAGATAGTTTTCGGAACAGCGAAAAAGCCCGGCGTCGGCGGGCGTTTTAGCTTGCCATACCCCGTGCCGCGCATACACTTGGGCCGTCTCGTGGGAGGAAACCACACGATCGAGACACGGATTTGCATTCCATAGTGCGTCACAGAATGGGGAGGAAACCATGACTGCCGCAAAGACAGAAACGCCGACTCCGGCGGTGACCCGCCGTTCGTTCCTGCGTACCGGCGCCCTCGCCGGCGGCGCCGCGGCCGGAACGGCCCTGGCCGCTCCCGCGGTGCTCGCGCAGGCTCCGCTCGTCGTCAAGATGCAGACGTCCTGGCCGTCGTCGGACATCTGGATGGACTTCGCGCGCGAGTACACGACCCGCGTCGAGGAAATGTCCGGCGGCCGTCTCAAGATCGACCTGATGCCGGCCGGCGCGGTTGTCGGCGCCTTCCAGGTGATGGACGCCGTCAACGACGGCGTCATCGACGCCGCCCACACCGTTCCGGTCTACTGGTACGGCAAGAGCAAGGCCGCCTCGTTCTTCGGTACCGGCCCGGTGTTCGGCGGTTCGGCGACCACCATGCTCGGCTGGTTCTACCAGGGCGGCGGCGCGGATCTCTACCGCGAACTGACCCAGGACATCCTCGGCCTCAACGTTTACGGCTTCATGGGCTTCCCGATGCCGGCGCAGCCGTTCGGCTGGTTCAAGGGCGAGGTCAACACCGCCGCCGACCTGCAGGGCTTCAAGTACCGTACTGTCGGCCTGGCCGCCGACCTGCTGCAGGCCATGGGCATGAGCGTCGCCCAGCTGCCCGGCGGCGAGATCGTGCCGGCGATGGAGCGCGGCGTGATCGACGCCTTCGAGTTCAACAACCCGTCCTCGGACCTGCGCTTCGGTGCCCCGGACGTGGCCAAGAACTATTATCTGTCGTCCTACCACCAGGCCTCGGAGAGCTTCGAGTTCCTGTTCAACAAGGACTTCTTCGACGACCTTGATCCGGACCTGCAGGCGATCGTCAAGTACGGCGTCGAGGCCGCCTCGACCTCCAACACCGCGCTGGCGATGGAGAACTACTCCAACGACCTGCAGAAGATCCAGAATGAGCTGGGCGTCACCGTGCACCGCACGTCGAAGGATATCCTGGCCGCGCAGCTCGAGGCCTGGGACAAGATCATCGCCCAGCTCGAGGAGGATCCGTTCTCCAAGAAGGTGATGGACAGCCAGCGCGCCTGGGTCGACAAGGTCGCCTATTACGAGCTGATGAACGCCCCAGACCTGGCGCTCGCCTACGAGCACTACTTCCCGGGCAAGCTCAAGCTCTGACCGGCTGCGGACACCGTCCCGCCAAACCAGGGGGCGCCGCCGGCGCCCCCTTTCCCCCGTGCACCCCACCGTGAATGGAACGACCGATGCTCCGGTTCATCCAGTTCGCCGACCAGTTGTCGGCCATGTTCGGCAAGGTTTTCGGCTGGCTGATCGTGCTGATGACCCTCGGCATGAGCT from Polymorphum gilvum SL003B-26A1 carries:
- a CDS encoding cytochrome c oxidase subunit 3, whose product is MAGDARSPLEHLPGDLMMWVLIVSELLVFGAGLAAFLAVRLADPAGFAEAQDHLYRAAAGFNTLVLVTSGLLAALAVRLRETGRRAPARGLLAGAAGLGLVFLVVKGLEYADAAGAGLGVESHAFFTFYYLLTGFHAAHVAAGMVILGLVAWKDEPRAVEAGAAFWHMVDLVWVLLFPVIYLLR
- a CDS encoding DUF4202 domain-containing protein, with amino-acid sequence MKERSARLERALAAIDAANAADPTLEDGRPAALVYGERMSAELERLFPDADEVLRIAARGQHVERWTLPRNAYPDGREGYLAWRREQGRRHGARVAEIMAEAGFAPEDAARAGRMLRKEGLKRDAGAQRLEDVICFVFLRWYFPAFAARRDAEDLARIVAKTARKMSVEARARALEDFDLPAPFAAPFRD
- a CDS encoding Crp/Fnr family transcriptional regulator — its product is MKPEYAEIARKSLLLAAAPDPVRETLLTGARTRSFDRGATIFLQGERANAIYIVADGWVKLFRIAPNGTEAVVGVFTKGSSFGEAVAFRHDVYPVSAEAVTDCTLIRIEADAILRMITERPEIAVSILSATFVHLHNLVAQVQQLKAQTGAQRVAEFLLELCDCDSGTCTVVLPYDKALIAGRLGLKPESLSRAFAKLRDYGVTIRQYHAEISDINRLRDYAEEDAAMTWGRSQ
- a CDS encoding Re/Si-specific NAD(P)(+) transhydrogenase subunit alpha codes for the protein MKIGAPREIFEGEARVAMTPDSAVHLQKLGHSCVIEAGAGTLAGFSDASYQAVGVEVVASAEALFDAADVIVKVRPPTESEAGLLSPGKTLISFFYPAQSAELLELCKAKGANVIAMDMVPRISRAQKMDALSSMANIAGYRAVIEAGNNFGRFFTGQVTAAGKVPPAKVLVIGAGVAGLAAIGTATSLGAITYAFDVRPEVAEQIESMGAEFVFLEFEETQDGAATGGYAAPSSPEFREKQLAKFRELAPDMDIVITTALIPGRPAPKLWLADMVAAMKTGSVVVDLAAERGGNCDLTVADQKVVSDNGVTVIGYTDFPSRMASQASTLYSTNIRHMLADLTPGKDGVLVHNMEDDVIRGATVTYAGEITFPPPPPKVQAIAAAKPKEKPKELTPEEKRAQELAAFKAQTRRQAALLTVGGAAMLLVGLVAPVSFLQHFVVFVLACFVGFQVIWNVSHSLHTPLMAITNAISSIIILGALMQIGSGSILVILLAALAVFMAGINIFGGFLVTRRMLAMFQKS
- a CDS encoding NAD(P)(+) transhydrogenase (Re/Si-specific) subunit beta; amino-acid sequence: MAYGFTTAAYVVAAVLFILSLGGLSGQESAKRAVWYGIAGMALAVFATLIGPGAGNWALSVVLVVAGGAIGWFVAQRVQMTEMPQLVAAMHSLVGLAAVFVGFNADLELGRVLRLDEAGRAALEGFAAVIAKKDAVEVAILRVEVFLGVFIGAITFTGSVIAFGKLAGKVDGKAKKLPGGHALNAGAALASLTLGVMYFNGAGVWTLVLMTLLAFFIGYHLIMGIGGADMPVVVSMLNSYSGWAAAAIGFTLGNDLLIVVGALVGASGAILSYIMCKAMNRHFVSVILGGFGATTGPAMEVEGEQIAIDAEGVASALNDADSVIIVPGYGMAVAQAQQSVSELTRKLRAAGKEVRFAIHPVAGRLPGHMNVLLAEAKVPYDIVLEMDEINEDFPSTDVVIVIGSNDIVNPAAQEDPNSPIAGMPVLEVWKAKQVFVSKRGQGTGYSGIENPLFYKDNTRMFYGDAKASIDSLLPLIH
- the purU gene encoding formyltetrahydrofolate deformylase, whose amino-acid sequence is MTTKSFVLTLSCEDRPGIVAAVTTELADLGANIAESDQFWDQVTNRFFMRIAFIAPEGVGREAIEKALSPAIARFDMKTTLVDRSVRPKMIIMVSKFDHALLHLLYQIRVGWLEAEVVAIVSNHEDSRRTADYEDVPFHHWPVTKANKAEQEEKLLTLVKDTGADLVVLARYMQILSDSLSKRLFGKVINIHHSFLPSFKGARPYHQAHERGVKMIGATAHYVTADLDEGPIIEQDVERVNHSLSAADFAARGRDIEARVLARAVKYHLESRVMIVGTKTIVFTR
- a CDS encoding 3-keto-5-aminohexanoate cleavage protein, producing the protein MIPLPTVMVAPNGARRTKADHPALPVTIPEIVATAAACHAEGAGAIHAHVRDAAGRHVLDAGLYLELMSELGRTVPQMLVQITTEAVDIYTPEQQRALVRAVRPAAVSVALREMVPDVEEEPAAGTFYAETREAGIAVQHILYDVADLRRFLALAAAGVVPGPTHQVLFVLGRYAVDQQSAPADLDPFLAVLDTARATSALPALDWAVCAFGRHETECLVSAVARGGKARIGFENSLWNADGSLARDNAERVRELVGRLRTRALP
- a CDS encoding TRAP transporter substrate-binding protein codes for the protein MTAAKTETPTPAVTRRSFLRTGALAGGAAAGTALAAPAVLAQAPLVVKMQTSWPSSDIWMDFAREYTTRVEEMSGGRLKIDLMPAGAVVGAFQVMDAVNDGVIDAAHTVPVYWYGKSKAASFFGTGPVFGGSATTMLGWFYQGGGADLYRELTQDILGLNVYGFMGFPMPAQPFGWFKGEVNTAADLQGFKYRTVGLAADLLQAMGMSVAQLPGGEIVPAMERGVIDAFEFNNPSSDLRFGAPDVAKNYYLSSYHQASESFEFLFNKDFFDDLDPDLQAIVKYGVEAASTSNTALAMENYSNDLQKIQNELGVTVHRTSKDILAAQLEAWDKIIAQLEEDPFSKKVMDSQRAWVDKVAYYELMNAPDLALAYEHYFPGKLKL